One window of Verrucomicrobiia bacterium genomic DNA carries:
- the rpsD gene encoding 30S ribosomal protein S4 codes for MARYTGPRVRISRRFGIPIFGPTKYLERRNYGPGMHGPKSRRKHTDYGLGLIEKQKLRYFYGLLERQFRGVYQKALRRRGVTGEHMLQILETRLDNVVFHLGFASTRAAARQLVTHGHVQVNGRKVNIPSYALKVNDVITIKSTNVSRQLATKNLESSTSRSIPDWLSLSKDDLKGVVMRIPTRDEINPIANEQAVVEFYSR; via the coding sequence ATGGCTCGTTACACAGGTCCTCGCGTTCGAATCAGCCGCCGCTTCGGAATCCCGATCTTCGGCCCGACCAAGTATCTCGAACGCCGCAATTACGGCCCGGGCATGCATGGCCCGAAGTCCCGCCGCAAGCATACTGACTACGGTCTGGGGCTGATTGAGAAGCAGAAGCTCCGTTATTTTTATGGCTTGCTTGAACGTCAGTTTCGTGGCGTTTACCAGAAAGCGCTGCGCCGCCGTGGCGTGACCGGTGAGCACATGCTGCAGATTCTCGAGACACGCCTCGACAACGTTGTGTTTCATCTCGGTTTCGCGAGTACCCGTGCTGCCGCCCGCCAGCTTGTGACCCACGGTCACGTGCAGGTCAACGGCCGCAAGGTCAACATCCCGTCCTACGCCCTGAAGGTGAATGACGTGATCACCATCAAGAGCACCAATGTTTCGCGCCAGCTTGCGACGAAGAACCTGGAAAGCTCCACCAGCCGGTCCATTCCGGATTGGTTGTCCCTCAGCAAGGATGACCTGAAGGGCGTCGTGATGCGCATTCCGACTCGTGATGAGATCAACCCGATCGCGAACGAACAGGCTGTCGTCGAATTTTATTCCCGCTAG
- the rpsK gene encoding 30S ribosomal protein S11 encodes MAEETKKKAPAPKKEGKSEGAAAAEETKVTKKAPAADAATAAPAAPAAPEAPVAAAAPTAAELLADDLAGKKIVKAKGAKNISVGIANILATFNNTQVTITDMHGNLLGWSSAGRVGFKGSRKSTAYAAQQVAQDAARQAMSHGMKEVEVRVKGPGSGRESAIRALQAIGLEITTIKDVTPVPHNGCRPRKKRRV; translated from the coding sequence ATGGCTGAAGAAACGAAGAAGAAAGCACCCGCTCCCAAGAAAGAGGGCAAATCTGAGGGAGCTGCTGCTGCTGAGGAAACAAAAGTGACCAAGAAGGCGCCTGCCGCTGATGCTGCCACTGCCGCGCCTGCTGCTCCCGCAGCACCGGAAGCACCGGTCGCAGCCGCGGCTCCCACGGCCGCCGAATTGCTTGCCGACGATCTGGCAGGCAAGAAGATTGTCAAGGCCAAGGGCGCCAAGAATATTTCCGTTGGCATCGCGAACATCCTCGCCACGTTCAACAACACCCAGGTCACCATCACTGACATGCATGGAAACCTGCTCGGATGGTCCAGTGCCGGCCGGGTGGGATTCAAAGGGTCGCGGAAAAGCACCGCTTACGCCGCCCAGCAGGTGGCGCAGGACGCCGCCCGCCAGGCCATGTCGCACGGCATGAAGGAGGTCGAAGTGCGCGTGAAAGGTCCGGGTTCCGGCCGTGAATCGGCAATCCGGGCGCTGCAGGCGATCGGCCTGGAAATCACCACAATCAAAGACGTGACTCCGGTGCCTCACAATGGCTGCCGCCCGCGCAAGAAGCGCCGCGTGTAG
- the rpsM gene encoding 30S ribosomal protein S13, translating to MARIIGVEVPPNKRIDIALRYIYGIGAKNAVDILAKAQIDPSVRAKDLTEAQLSQIVHAIQEGKYVIEGDLRREIGMNLKRLQGIKCYRGIRHMRGLPVRGQRTQTNARTRKGPRKTVGVQRNPNAKTGIH from the coding sequence ATGGCACGCATCATTGGTGTAGAAGTCCCGCCAAACAAGCGCATCGATATCGCGCTTCGCTACATTTACGGCATCGGCGCGAAGAACGCAGTCGATATCCTCGCGAAGGCGCAGATTGACCCGAGCGTTCGCGCGAAGGATTTGACGGAAGCCCAGCTTTCGCAAATCGTCCACGCGATTCAGGAAGGGAAGTATGTCATCGAAGGCGATCTGCGCCGCGAGATCGGCATGAACCTCAAGCGTTTGCAGGGAATTAAATGCTACCGCGGCATTCGTCACATGCGCGGCCTGCCTGTCCGCGGGCAACGCACACAAACCAATGCCCGCACGCGCAAAGGACCACGGAAGACTGTCGGCGTGCAACGTAATCCGAACGCGAAGACTGGTATTCACTGA
- the rpmJ gene encoding 50S ribosomal protein L36, whose protein sequence is MKVRASVKKLCENCKVIRRKGVIRVICSNKRHKQRQG, encoded by the coding sequence ATGAAAGTTCGAGCATCAGTAAAAAAACTTTGCGAAAACTGCAAAGTGATCCGGCGCAAAGGCGTAATTCGCGTCATTTGCAGCAACAAACGCCACAAGCAACGGCAAGGTTAA
- a CDS encoding translation initiation factor IF-1 — protein sequence MAGANAFQVEGIVTAVLPKQLFRVRLANGHELTAYALGAAKRTFAARAGDTVKLQMSPYDLSEGRIVVETKTDLQ from the coding sequence ATGGCCGGAGCAAATGCCTTCCAGGTTGAGGGCATCGTGACCGCGGTGCTCCCGAAGCAGTTGTTCCGGGTCAGGCTTGCCAATGGCCACGAGCTGACGGCTTACGCCTTGGGCGCCGCCAAACGAACGTTCGCGGCGCGGGCCGGAGACACAGTGAAGTTGCAGATGTCGCCCTACGACTTGTCGGAAGGGCGAATCGTCGTCGAAACGAAGACAGATTTACAATGA
- the map gene encoding type I methionyl aminopeptidase: MIVLKSERDLEAMRPACTIAGTVLNDVAAFIRPGLTTREVDDFAAERIRSHGAKSAFLGYRKYPCHICISVNDQVVHGLAGDRQLKLGDIVSLDVGVIYNGFIGDTARTVAVGGCGVLGQKLMDVTQKSLFEGIAQAVPGKRVVDISRAIQVYVEQNGFSIVREFVGHGVGRSMHEEPQIPNFDERKKRSPELRPGMTLAIEPMVNAGLPGVKILNDGWTVVTQDGSLSAHFEHTVLVTDGEPEIMTWPEQMPSRLRAS; this comes from the coding sequence ATGATTGTTCTCAAGAGCGAGCGGGATTTGGAAGCGATGCGGCCTGCATGCACCATCGCAGGTACAGTGCTGAACGATGTAGCGGCTTTCATCAGGCCGGGTTTGACAACCCGGGAAGTGGATGATTTTGCCGCAGAGCGTATCCGAAGCCACGGCGCAAAAAGTGCGTTTCTCGGGTATCGAAAATATCCGTGTCACATCTGCATCTCGGTGAACGACCAGGTAGTCCATGGTCTGGCAGGTGACCGGCAGTTGAAGCTCGGGGACATTGTGAGCCTCGACGTTGGTGTCATTTACAACGGATTTATCGGGGACACGGCAAGGACGGTAGCGGTCGGGGGATGCGGGGTTCTTGGACAGAAGTTGATGGACGTGACCCAGAAGTCATTGTTCGAAGGGATCGCCCAGGCTGTGCCCGGGAAGCGCGTGGTGGATATATCCCGGGCGATTCAGGTTTATGTAGAGCAGAACGGCTTCAGCATTGTGCGGGAGTTTGTGGGACACGGGGTGGGACGCTCGATGCATGAAGAGCCGCAGATTCCGAATTTTGACGAGCGGAAGAAGCGTTCGCCGGAACTGCGGCCTGGAATGACGCTGGCGATTGAGCCGATGGTAAATGCGGGGCTGCCAGGCGTAAAAATCTTGAATGATGGCTGGACAGTGGTCACTCAAGATGGTTCATTGTCCGCTCATTTTGAGCATACCGTTCTGGTGACGGACGGCGAGCCGGAGATCATGACATGGCCGGAGCAAATGCCTTCCAGGTTGAGGGCATCGTGA
- the secY gene encoding preprotein translocase subunit SecY, which translates to MIANIANTFSNCFKIPELKSRILFTVMILAICRLVAYITIPGLDGTRLAEFFSQLADRGAGVLGLYSMFTGGALQRCAVGSLGIMPYISATIIVQLLTAVYGPWSKLAREEGGRTKLIQYGRYLTLLLCVGQGMAMAIGWENPEAVFQSAEIGRIVLFPDSWIWWYRIQTTLILTCGTMLLMWLGEQITERGIGNGISLIITIGILAEIPSAIQGLRDLFFASGDTEARGNIGHAIALLLLLAGVIAGVIAITQAQRKIPVQYAQRAVGRKVYSGGTSFMPLRVNYAGVMPIIFAQAILMFPQKIFYTLGQSLRDSTSASGKFFSEMFSAIGNALDHNSFWYFLLYSLMILFFSYFWVATQFNELQIADDLKKNGGYIPGVRPGQATSDYLHNAMSRITLAGAIFLLVIAIIPMILATQMGISYQVAQFFGGTSMLIAVGVVLDTMRQMESHLLMRHYDGFLKKGRVKGRI; encoded by the coding sequence ATGATTGCCAATATCGCGAACACGTTCAGCAACTGCTTCAAAATTCCGGAGCTGAAGTCGCGGATCCTGTTTACCGTGATGATCCTGGCAATCTGCCGGTTGGTCGCGTACATCACGATTCCTGGTTTGGACGGAACCCGGCTGGCCGAATTCTTCTCGCAGTTGGCCGATCGTGGTGCGGGTGTTCTCGGCCTCTACAGCATGTTCACGGGTGGCGCGTTGCAACGTTGCGCGGTCGGATCGCTCGGGATCATGCCCTATATCAGCGCCACAATTATCGTGCAGCTCCTGACGGCCGTGTACGGCCCTTGGAGCAAGCTGGCGCGCGAGGAAGGCGGACGCACCAAGTTGATCCAATACGGGCGCTATTTGACCCTGCTGCTTTGTGTCGGCCAGGGAATGGCAATGGCGATTGGCTGGGAGAATCCTGAGGCGGTGTTTCAGTCGGCCGAGATTGGGCGTATAGTGTTGTTCCCTGACAGCTGGATCTGGTGGTATCGCATTCAGACGACCTTGATTCTCACGTGCGGAACCATGTTGTTGATGTGGCTCGGCGAACAGATTACCGAGCGGGGTATCGGGAACGGCATCTCGTTGATCATCACGATCGGTATCCTTGCCGAAATTCCGTCAGCGATCCAAGGCTTGCGTGACCTGTTCTTTGCTTCTGGCGACACTGAGGCGCGAGGCAACATTGGACACGCGATTGCGTTGCTGCTTCTGCTTGCAGGCGTGATCGCGGGTGTGATCGCCATCACCCAGGCGCAACGGAAGATTCCAGTCCAATACGCGCAGCGCGCGGTCGGCAGAAAAGTGTATTCTGGCGGAACCTCGTTCATGCCTTTGCGGGTGAATTACGCGGGCGTAATGCCGATCATCTTTGCGCAGGCTATATTGATGTTCCCGCAAAAGATTTTCTACACGCTGGGCCAGAGCCTCCGCGACAGCACCAGTGCGAGTGGCAAATTCTTTTCGGAGATGTTTTCCGCGATCGGCAATGCGCTCGATCACAACAGTTTTTGGTACTTCCTGCTGTATTCGCTGATGATCCTGTTCTTCTCCTACTTCTGGGTGGCCACTCAATTCAATGAATTGCAGATTGCCGACGACCTGAAGAAAAACGGCGGATACATCCCAGGTGTTCGACCCGGCCAGGCGACTTCGGATTACCTGCATAATGCGATGAGCCGCATCACGCTGGCAGGCGCCATCTTCCTGCTGGTGATCGCAATCATCCCGATGATTCTGGCGACCCAGATGGGTATTTCGTATCAGGTGGCCCAGTTTTTTGGAGGCACCAGCATGCTGATCGCCGTCGGCGTCGTTTTGGATACCATGCGCCAAATGGAGTCCCATCTTCTCATGCGCCATTATGATGGTTTTCTGAAGAAGGGCCGGGTCAAGGGCCGCATCTGA
- the rplO gene encoding 50S ribosomal protein L15: MRLHDLKPRPGAKHRRKRLGQGESSGRGKTAGRGGKGQTARSGSSIRIGFEGGQMPLIRRIPKRGFNNTRHATTYIPVNLESLNVFEDGARVDEAAMKSVGLANGPGAGIKILGNGEVTKKLSVSAHAFSAAAKAKIEAKGGTCEVIGKVESTKA, translated from the coding sequence ATGCGTTTACATGATTTGAAACCCCGTCCAGGCGCGAAGCATCGTCGCAAGCGTCTCGGCCAGGGTGAATCCAGTGGCCGCGGCAAAACCGCCGGGCGTGGTGGCAAGGGCCAGACGGCCCGTTCAGGCAGCTCCATCCGTATCGGGTTCGAAGGCGGCCAGATGCCGCTCATCCGCCGCATTCCAAAGCGCGGCTTCAACAATACGCGGCACGCGACCACTTATATTCCGGTCAACCTGGAATCGTTGAATGTGTTTGAGGACGGCGCCCGCGTGGACGAGGCGGCAATGAAGAGCGTCGGCCTGGCGAATGGCCCCGGCGCCGGGATCAAGATCCTTGGAAACGGCGAAGTGACGAAGAAGCTCTCCGTCAGTGCTCATGCGTTCAGCGCTGCTGCCAAGGCAAAGATCGAGGCCAAAGGCGGCACCTGCGAAGTGATTGGCAAAGTGGAATCCACCAAGGCTTAG
- the rpsE gene encoding 30S ribosomal protein S5 — translation MAEETNIVEGAGAEQQQPQAPQAPQAPQQTQQSHQHPYQRGGGRGQGRGRRKPPEDSGGQGGEELMEKVVFINRSAKVVKGGRRFNFSALVVVGDRKGKVGVGLGKAGEVADAIRKGGEDARNHMVPVSLKAATIPHEVFSHYCGAKVLLRPASPGTGIIAGKTVRAVLESAGVKDILSKSLGSKNAANVVKATLHALLSLRQAEDIYKGRGIEMRKAAPQVPVAS, via the coding sequence GTGGCTGAAGAAACCAACATTGTAGAAGGCGCGGGCGCCGAGCAGCAGCAACCGCAGGCGCCACAGGCACCGCAAGCGCCGCAGCAAACCCAACAAAGTCACCAGCATCCGTATCAGCGGGGTGGGGGACGCGGCCAGGGTCGCGGGCGACGCAAACCGCCCGAGGACTCCGGCGGTCAGGGCGGGGAAGAGTTAATGGAGAAGGTTGTCTTCATTAACCGTTCCGCCAAGGTGGTCAAAGGCGGCCGCCGCTTCAATTTCAGCGCGCTTGTAGTGGTCGGCGACCGCAAGGGCAAAGTCGGCGTCGGTCTCGGCAAGGCTGGCGAAGTGGCTGACGCCATTCGCAAAGGCGGCGAGGACGCACGCAACCATATGGTGCCCGTGTCGCTCAAGGCAGCCACCATTCCGCACGAAGTGTTTTCCCATTACTGCGGAGCCAAAGTTCTCCTTCGTCCTGCGTCACCGGGAACTGGGATCATTGCCGGCAAAACGGTGCGGGCAGTCCTGGAATCCGCGGGCGTAAAGGACATCCTGAGTAAATCGCTCGGATCCAAGAACGCGGCAAACGTGGTGAAAGCGACGCTCCATGCGTTATTGAGCCTCCGACAGGCCGAGGACATTTACAAGGGTCGTGGCATTGAAATGCGGAAGGCGGCTCCCCAGGTGCCCGTTGCGTCTTAA
- the rplR gene encoding 50S ribosomal protein L18 encodes MRTDKKQRLAQLRHWRVRKKVNGTTERPRMSVRFTNEHIYVQFIDDIKRVTVAAAATTAKATPDREKMGANVSSAKAIGTLAAKAAIDKGITKVVFDRSGARYHGKVKALADAAREAGLQF; translated from the coding sequence ATGAGAACAGACAAGAAGCAGAGATTGGCGCAGCTCCGTCATTGGCGCGTGCGAAAGAAAGTGAACGGAACCACTGAACGCCCCCGCATGAGCGTGCGGTTCACGAACGAGCACATTTACGTGCAGTTCATTGATGACATCAAGCGCGTTACTGTGGCTGCGGCGGCAACGACCGCGAAGGCGACCCCGGATCGCGAAAAGATGGGTGCAAATGTCAGCAGCGCCAAAGCCATCGGCACACTTGCAGCCAAGGCAGCGATCGACAAGGGAATTACAAAGGTCGTGTTCGACCGCAGCGGTGCCCGTTATCACGGCAAAGTGAAAGCGCTGGCTGATGCCGCACGCGAAGCGGGTCTGCAGTTTTAA
- the rplF gene encoding 50S ribosomal protein L6, with translation MSRIGKQPIAVPPKVKVEVKGQQVLVEGPKGKLAFDLPHRTSLKVENGSIVVSRNGDDAQAKALHGLSRALVNNMVKGVSEGFVKKLEIQGVGFKAAVQGNVVNLNLGFSHPINYPIPAQIKVTVEENTKVTIEGPDRQVVGRVASEIRSFYPPEPYKGKGVRYAGEHVQRKEGKTVQ, from the coding sequence ATGTCGCGAATTGGAAAACAACCGATTGCTGTTCCTCCGAAGGTCAAGGTGGAGGTCAAGGGCCAGCAGGTTCTCGTGGAAGGTCCGAAAGGCAAACTGGCCTTCGATCTGCCCCACCGCACCAGCTTGAAAGTCGAGAATGGAAGCATTGTGGTCAGCCGCAACGGCGACGACGCCCAGGCCAAAGCATTGCACGGACTGAGCCGCGCCCTCGTCAACAATATGGTCAAGGGCGTCAGTGAAGGATTCGTCAAGAAGCTCGAAATCCAGGGCGTCGGATTCAAAGCCGCCGTGCAGGGAAACGTGGTTAATCTGAACCTCGGTTTCTCGCATCCCATCAATTATCCAATCCCTGCGCAGATCAAAGTGACGGTCGAAGAAAACACCAAGGTGACGATCGAAGGGCCGGATCGGCAAGTGGTCGGCCGTGTGGCGTCGGAGATTCGCAGCTTTTACCCGCCTGAACCCTACAAGGGCAAGGGTGTGCGGTATGCTGGCGAACATGTCCAACGCAAGGAAGGCAAGACCGTCCAATAA
- the rpsH gene encoding 30S ribosomal protein S8 — MIDPISDMLTRIRNAQRALLPAVEIPHSKVKESIAHILKKEGYVAEVAVDGKGFKTLKLKLKYQGKKSVIEGIRRVSRPGLRHYVGATEIPRVRNGLGIAVVSTPEGVMTGNSARKKNLGGELLCYVW; from the coding sequence ATGATCGACCCGATTTCTGACATGTTGACCCGCATTCGCAACGCCCAACGCGCGTTGCTGCCGGCGGTCGAAATTCCGCACTCCAAAGTGAAGGAGAGCATCGCCCACATCCTGAAAAAGGAAGGCTATGTCGCGGAAGTCGCCGTGGACGGCAAGGGATTCAAGACCCTGAAGCTGAAGTTGAAGTACCAGGGCAAGAAGAGCGTCATCGAAGGCATTCGCCGTGTGAGCCGCCCGGGTCTTCGTCATTACGTAGGTGCCACTGAGATTCCACGCGTGCGCAATGGCCTCGGCATTGCCGTGGTATCCACGCCGGAAGGCGTGATGACTGGCAACTCGGCCCGGAAGAAAAATCTTGGTGGAGAATTGCTGTGTTACGTGTGGTAA
- the rpsN gene encoding 30S ribosomal protein S14 produces the protein MAKKSWLERNKRKSETVKKYAALRAELKAKRDYAGLAKLPRDASPTRVVNRCAMSGRRRGYWRKFGCSRMTFREAALNGLVPGVTKASW, from the coding sequence ATGGCGAAGAAATCATGGTTGGAGCGCAACAAGCGCAAGTCGGAAACGGTGAAGAAGTATGCGGCGTTGCGCGCCGAGCTGAAGGCAAAGCGTGATTACGCCGGCCTTGCGAAACTCCCTCGCGATGCCAGCCCAACGCGCGTGGTGAACCGCTGCGCGATGAGCGGCCGCCGCCGCGGCTACTGGCGAAAGTTTGGTTGCTCGCGCATGACGTTCCGGGAAGCCGCATTGAACGGCCTGGTTCCGGGAGTGACGAAGGCGAGCTGGTGA
- the rplE gene encoding 50S ribosomal protein L5, with protein sequence MKARLYEKYVNEVVPALRTKNNYGNVHQIPRFEKIVVNMGVSASLEKSAIDDAAKDLAAITGRKPAISKSRHSIANFKLREGQPIGCRVTLRKDAMYEFFDRLVAAALPRIRDFRGLSPRKFDGRGNYTFGVSDQTIFPEIELDKIKRTQGMDITIVTTAQTDAEALELLKMMGMPLAEK encoded by the coding sequence ATGAAAGCCAGACTTTACGAAAAATACGTCAACGAGGTGGTCCCCGCGTTGAGAACGAAGAACAACTACGGCAACGTCCATCAGATTCCGCGGTTTGAAAAAATCGTCGTGAACATGGGTGTCAGCGCCTCCCTGGAAAAGAGTGCGATCGATGACGCGGCCAAGGATCTCGCTGCGATTACAGGCCGCAAGCCCGCCATCAGCAAGTCGCGGCACAGCATTGCGAACTTCAAACTGCGCGAAGGCCAGCCGATCGGTTGCCGGGTGACGTTGCGCAAGGATGCGATGTACGAGTTTTTCGACCGTTTGGTTGCGGCGGCACTGCCCCGCATTCGTGATTTCCGCGGCCTCTCACCCCGGAAATTCGACGGACGCGGCAATTATACGTTTGGTGTCTCGGACCAGACGATCTTCCCTGAAATTGAGCTCGACAAGATCAAGCGCACGCAGGGGATGGACATCACGATCGTGACCACGGCGCAGACGGATGCAGAAGCCTTGGAGTTGTTGAAGATGATGGGCATGCCGCTGGCTGAAAAATAA
- the rplX gene encoding 50S ribosomal protein L24, whose amino-acid sequence MQRFHVKKGDEVVVIAGAEKGKRGKVISIEAAKQRVIVEGVQMIKRHTRRTQQNQQGSIVTREGTVHISNVMKADAFDARAGKRSAAAPAKA is encoded by the coding sequence ATGCAACGATTTCATGTGAAGAAGGGTGATGAAGTGGTCGTGATCGCGGGCGCCGAAAAGGGCAAGCGCGGCAAGGTCATCTCCATTGAGGCGGCCAAACAGCGCGTCATTGTCGAAGGCGTCCAGATGATCAAGCGCCACACACGCCGCACGCAACAGAACCAGCAGGGCTCGATCGTGACACGGGAGGGTACCGTTCACATCTCGAACGTGATGAAGGCTGATGCCTTTGATGCGCGGGCCGGCAAACGCTCGGCTGCGGCACCCGCCAAGGCCTGA
- the rplN gene encoding 50S ribosomal protein L14 encodes MLQIRSHLDVADNTGAKVAWAIGVLGKNQTYAHVGDVIKAHIKDAAPDGTVKKGDVVDAVIVRTRQAIRRSDGSYLRFDSNAIVIIDKELNPRGTRIFGPVARELREKKFMKIISLAPEVI; translated from the coding sequence ATGTTGCAGATTCGTTCTCATTTGGATGTTGCCGACAATACCGGCGCAAAAGTCGCCTGGGCAATCGGCGTCCTGGGCAAAAACCAGACGTATGCCCACGTCGGCGACGTGATCAAGGCACACATCAAGGACGCCGCCCCTGATGGCACCGTCAAGAAGGGCGACGTTGTCGATGCAGTGATTGTGCGCACCAGGCAGGCGATCCGTCGCAGCGATGGCTCATATCTGCGTTTCGACAGCAACGCGATCGTCATCATCGACAAGGAACTGAATCCGCGTGGAACTCGCATCTTCGGACCTGTTGCCCGGGAATTGCGCGAGAAGAAGTTTATGAAGATCATTTCGCTCGCTCCGGAGGTAATTTGA
- the rpsQ gene encoding 30S ribosomal protein S17, with protein sequence MAEETKTLELARGNRKERVGEVISNKMTKTIVVRVERRFPHPKFKKVVTGYKKFYAHDEKAEAKVGDRVRIEETRPLSKLKRWRLVEVVERSSGVAPVAA encoded by the coding sequence ATGGCTGAAGAAACGAAAACTTTGGAACTCGCTCGCGGCAATCGCAAGGAACGCGTCGGCGAAGTGATTTCTAACAAGATGACCAAGACCATCGTGGTTCGCGTGGAACGCCGTTTCCCGCACCCGAAGTTCAAGAAGGTGGTCACAGGTTATAAGAAATTTTACGCGCATGATGAAAAGGCCGAGGCAAAGGTCGGCGATCGCGTGCGCATTGAGGAGACGCGTCCGCTGTCTAAGTTGAAACGCTGGCGTCTGGTGGAAGTGGTTGAACGCAGCTCCGGTGTTGCACCGGTGGCCGCCTGA
- the rpmC gene encoding 50S ribosomal protein L29 gives MKMSEIQDLSLVELAAKGRDLRQEIFNLRLQQASAQLEKPARLRTLRRDIARIETRISQMRSKAA, from the coding sequence ATGAAGATGTCTGAAATTCAAGACCTGTCGCTGGTGGAGCTGGCGGCCAAGGGCCGTGATCTGCGGCAGGAGATTTTTAACCTGCGTTTGCAGCAGGCCAGCGCTCAGCTCGAGAAGCCGGCCCGCCTGCGCACCTTGCGCCGCGACATCGCACGCATCGAGACGCGTATTTCCCAAATGCGGAGCAAAGCGGCATGA
- the rplP gene encoding 50S ribosomal protein L16 — protein sequence MPLQPARVKFRKMHRGNRAGLAYRGSTVAFGEYGLMALERCWMDSKQLEAARVAIARNMKRHGKLWIRVFPQKSFTKKPLETRMGKGKAPLEGWVAVIRPANVLFEVDGVTEAVARESLRLAATKLPIKTKFIARHQATA from the coding sequence ATGCCTTTACAGCCAGCAAGAGTTAAGTTTCGGAAGATGCACCGCGGCAACCGCGCAGGACTTGCCTATCGGGGCAGCACGGTGGCTTTCGGCGAATACGGTTTGATGGCCCTCGAACGTTGTTGGATGGATTCCAAGCAGCTCGAAGCCGCCCGCGTCGCCATTGCCCGCAACATGAAGCGCCACGGAAAACTGTGGATCCGGGTGTTTCCCCAGAAGTCATTCACGAAGAAGCCTTTGGAAACGCGAATGGGTAAGGGCAAGGCCCCGCTGGAAGGCTGGGTGGCCGTGATCCGTCCTGCGAACGTGTTGTTCGAAGTGGACGGAGTGACCGAAGCGGTAGCTCGTGAGTCCTTGCGGCTCGCCGCGACCAAGCTGCCGATCAAGACCAAGTTTATCGCCCGTCATCAGGCGACGGCGTAA
- the rpsC gene encoding 30S ribosomal protein S3, producing the protein MGQKTNPVGLRIAVNKDWRSKWYAGKKEFGKLLTEDRQIRELLKKKLETASVPKILIERAANRCRITILTARPGVVIGRKGAEIDKIKEELSKMTGKEIYVDIVEIKQPETDAQLVAENVALQLERRVSFRRAMKKALQTAKDFGAEGIKIRCAGRLGGAELARVEQYHWGRVPLHTLRANIDYGFAEALTVYGKLGVKCWVCKGENKPTRAQQPSAPQPEALPVK; encoded by the coding sequence ATGGGTCAAAAAACTAATCCAGTCGGTCTCCGCATTGCAGTCAACAAGGACTGGCGCTCCAAGTGGTATGCCGGAAAGAAAGAGTTCGGCAAGCTGCTGACGGAGGACCGTCAGATCCGCGAGTTGTTGAAGAAAAAGCTCGAGACCGCCTCTGTTCCCAAGATTTTGATCGAGCGCGCCGCGAATCGCTGCCGCATCACGATCCTGACAGCCCGTCCTGGCGTCGTCATCGGCCGAAAAGGTGCCGAGATCGACAAAATCAAGGAAGAGCTCAGCAAGATGACGGGCAAGGAAATCTACGTTGACATCGTTGAGATCAAGCAGCCTGAAACCGACGCGCAGCTGGTTGCCGAGAATGTCGCCCTGCAGCTTGAACGCCGCGTTTCGTTCCGTCGCGCGATGAAGAAGGCGCTGCAGACGGCCAAGGACTTCGGTGCCGAGGGCATCAAGATTCGCTGCGCCGGCCGGCTTGGCGGGGCCGAGCTCGCCCGCGTTGAACAATATCATTGGGGCCGGGTTCCGCTGCACACGCTGCGCGCCAACATAGATTACGGTTTTGCTGAGGCACTGACCGTTTATGGAAAGCTGGGTGTGAAGTGCTGGGTCTGCAAGGGCGAGAACAAGCCAACCCGCGCACAACAGCCGTCCGCTCCGCAACCGGAAGCATTGCCGGTGAAGTAA
- the rplV gene encoding 50S ribosomal protein L22: MQVQAITKNIRMSAQKMREVVRQIQGLPALQAQAVLAVVPRKGARFVAKTLKSAIANAENNNQAKPEALVIKEAVAQTATSYKRFTPKARGSAGPIIKRNCHVKIVLTDE, translated from the coding sequence ATGCAAGTTCAAGCAATTACGAAAAACATCCGCATGTCCGCGCAGAAGATGCGCGAAGTGGTGCGCCAGATTCAGGGATTGCCTGCCCTTCAAGCACAGGCTGTCCTCGCCGTGGTTCCCCGAAAGGGCGCCCGGTTTGTGGCCAAGACATTGAAGTCGGCCATCGCCAACGCGGAAAACAACAACCAGGCCAAGCCGGAGGCGCTCGTGATCAAGGAAGCCGTCGCGCAAACCGCAACCAGCTACAAGCGCTTTACGCCGAAAGCCCGCGGATCCGCGGGTCCGATCATCAAGCGGAACTGCCACGTGAAGATCGTTTTAACCGACGAATAA